GTACATTCCTGATATTCTCAGCACATTAAAAGAGCATGGCGTTCATGCAAGTTTTTCTTTAGAAGGGCGTTGGGCGCGGGAAAACATTGAACTGGCAAGGATGATTGCTCAGAATGGGCATGATATCGGCAATCACTCGTATTCTCACCCTGATATGACTTCGCTCTCAAAAGCCGAAGCCAAAAAGGAAATCAATCGTACAAATGAGGTCGTTGAGGCTGTGATTGGACAAAGGCCAGTATGGTTTGGACCTCCGAGTGGGGCGTATAACGAAGTGACCATTCAAGCCGCCGCAGAGGAAGGGATGCGAACTGTTCTATGGACGGTGGATACAATTGACTGGAAAAAACCAAAACCGGATGAAATGGTTCAGCGAGTCGATCGCCTCATTCATCCAGCAGCCATCGTTTTAATGCACCCAACGGAGTCGACACGAGACGGACTCGATGCAATGATAGAGAAGATAGAAGCCAAACAGCTTGGGATTACCTCCGTATCAGCTTTACTTAGCGAAAGCCGGCGTCCGCAAGTCGCCGAATCATTCATTAGGGATGACTTTTATGTGGATCGTTGATACAATATACGTTGATTTTCGATAGTGTGATGAGGAGGAAACGGATTGCTTAGAACACATACATGCAGCAACGGCGTTCGAATTGTTGCAGAACCCCTACCAAATGTTCAATCAGTCGCATTGGGCCTTTGGATTAAAACCGGATCAAGACATGAGACTGCGTCGCAAAATGGCATGTCTCATTTTTTAGAACACATGATGTTTAAAGGGACACCTACACGATCTGCAAAGGAAATTGCAGCGTTTTTTGATCGGATTGGCGGAGAAGTCAATGCTTATACGTCCAAGGAGTATACGTGCTTTCATGCCCGAGTGCTAGGAACACATGCCAAAGCAACGATAGACGTGTTGGCTGATATGTTTCTGAATTCGTCCTTTGACGAAGGCGAGATCGAGAAAGAGAAAAAGGTCGTAACAGAGGAAATAAAGATGTACGAGGATACACCTGACGATCTTGTGCACGATGTTCTTATGGAAGCCAGCTATCGTGATCACCCGTTAGGTAGGCCAATTTTAGGCACAGTGAATACGGTGAAACAGTTTTCAAAATCAACATTGACCGCCTTTCAAAAAAAGCATTACACTCCGAGCAATGTCGTCATCTCCATCGCAGGCAATTACGACGATGCCGTACTTGCTCAATTGGAAGAAGGCTTTGGTTCGTTTACTGTGTCGGGGAATGAAGCTTTTGAAGCACAAACACCAGCTTTTGAAGGATTGACACTTGAGCGCACAAAAGATACCGAGCAGGCACACCTATGCCTCGGGTACGAGGGCGTGCCCATTAATGACAAGCGCATCTTTCCAATGTCAATCGTAAACAACCACCTAGGAGGCAGCATGAGCAGTCGACTGTTCCAAAAAATACGTGAGGATTTAGGACTCGCCTACTCCGTCTTTTCCTACCATTCCTCCTTTGCAGACGTTGGCTTGCTTACCATTTACGCAGGTACGGGTAGTGAACAGCTAGAGCAATTGCGAGACGTGATAGACCACTGCCTAACAACCCTAACCAATGGATTAACAGAAGATGAACTGCTCATGCAAAAAGAACAGCTTAAAGGTCATCTGCTTTTGTCTATGGAAGGCACAGGAAGCCATATGCAGCGCAACGGGAAAAATGAGCTCCTGCTAGGCAAACACCGCACAAACGAAGAATTGATCCAACTCATCAACAACGTCACCCTCGACGACTGCCATACCCTCATAGAGCAAGTATTTAAAGGGAAAAAAGCCACAGCCATTGTGACGTAGCCAAGAAAAGCGAAGGCGAGTACGTTATGAAACGGAGGGCAGAACATCCTCAAACAGGGAAATGGTTCTTTCATTTCTCTCGTTTGGGGATTTCTGTCCCGCAGTTTCAGCGAGCCGTAGCTAGCCAAGAAAAGCGAAGGCGAGTACGCTATGAAACGGAGGGCAGAACATCCTCAAACAGGGAAATGGTTCTTTCATTTCTCTCGTTTGGAGATTTCTGTCCCGCAGTTTCAGCGAGCCGCAGCTGGACAAAGAAAAGCGGAGCGCCGTTGTACAGAAGCGCAGGTCAGAACATCATCGGGCAGGGAAATGGTTCTTCACATTTCACTAGCCCGAGGATTTCTGCGCCGCAGCTTCTACGGCGCGCAGCTAGCCAAGAAAAGCGGAGCGCCGTGCGCAAGTATTCGAATCATCCCCAAACCTAGAAATGGGTCTCCTATTTCAAGGTTTGGGGATGTCTTTTGTATTAAAGAGCCTTGCCACATCCCATGCTCCCTTGATAATGCATCACCACAACCCTATCTTCACCTCATCCTCAATCACTTTCGCACGTTTGAATGGAGCTCTGCAACACAGGAGAGCCAAGCTTTAATGACGTTGTATTCGAAGGTCGAACCTGAAAGACGACCCTTTTAAGCTCTGCCGAAATATAGTCAAATCGCCCTGCCCACGTAGGGCTTTCATTTTCAGCTGTCGGGTAAAGCGCGAAACGCCAGCTTATTTCACTAGGGATGGTCGCAAAGCCCTCATAACGATCAAATGCGCCGTAGGTCGATGGCGGGGGGAGGTGCACGGCATGAATACTTGCACTTGTGCGGGCAAAGCTTGGGGGATTTAACTGTGGCTTATAAACAAGAGAGACACCATTTGCATTCATCGCCTGTTGATCATTCGGGGTTAAAAGAATGAGGCATGGCATGGTTGATGCATGACTATAGAGCGGGGCTGCCTACGGCCATAAACAGAGTAGCATGATAAAAAGAACGCGGCGCATAAGACACAACCTTCCTCATTTTCCCCTAGCATCCCCAAACCTTCGATTAGTACACATTGGTCCCTATGCGGATCTTTCTAAAATCAGAAGACGAGCATGTTGCTGCTGATGAAATCATAAAATGAACGAAATGACTTAGTGAAAGAAGGCGTTGAGGTTGCGACTAAGTGAACTGAATTCAAAAGAAATCATTGATTTGAACAATGGAGAGCGGCATGGCACGGTCGGGCAATGCGACCTTGAGATTGATGTGCGTTCAGGGAACATTCATAGAATTATTGTTCCTGACTTGAAGTGGCTTGGGCTCAAAAAAGCAAGTGATCGCCTGACCATTGAGTGGAGTGATATTGAAACGATTGGCAAGGACATGGTTCTTATAAACAGTAGAGTGGAATTGTCTGATGTGGACTAATCACCTTCATCGCTTTTCGTCATACACTATGGTGAAACATCACATAAACGGGTGGCTGGGAAAGCAAAAAAGAAGGTGATTTTTTGACAGAGGGAAAACATATCGCAATGTTTGGCGGAGATGCAAGGCAGTTAGAGGTTGTTCGTTTTTTACAGGAGGCTGGCGCTCAGCTTAGCTTGTACGGCTTTGATCAATTGGACACGGTAGACACAAGTGCTGTGAAAAAGAGTTGGCAGACCGCGGATCTTTCTAATACCGATGCGGTGCTTTTGCCAGTGTCTGGCATTCAGTTAAATGGGACCATTGAATCCATGTTTTCAAACGAGCGTGTTGAGCTCTCTTTAGAAGCTCTGAAGCAGACACCTGCGCACTGCAAAGTGTTCACGGGAATTGCAAACGATACGCTTGTCAAGCTGTGTCACGCAGCGAATCGAACGCTAATACCAATACTTGACCGGGATGATGTGGCGATATTTAACTCGATTCCTACCGCAGAGGGCGCTGTGATGATGGTCATTCAAAATACAGATTACACCATTCATTCATCTAAAGTCGCCGTTCTTGGCTGGGGACGTACTGGCATTACGGTGGCTCGAACGTTTCATGCTCTTGGTGCCAATGTCTTTGTTGGCGCACGAAGCTCAAGTCATCTGGCGCGTATTGAGGAAACCGGCTATACATCCTTTCACACCTCTGATATGCAAGCGCATCTAAATGATGTCAATATTTGCATCAATACCATTCCGGATCAAATGCTTACAAAGGACATCTTGCAAACCATGTCTACGAACACGCTCATTATTGACCTTGCTTCAAAGCCGGGAGGAACAGACTTCAAATATGCAGAAGAACTTGGGCTTAAAGCCATTCTTGCGCCTGGATTGCCTGGGATCGTGGCACCGAAAACAGCAGGTCAAATCTTGGCGAAAATCCTCTCCCAGTTACTCCAGCAAAACGATGAGGAAGCGAAAGGAGAGGTGAGCTAACGTGAAATTAAAAGGCAAGCGAATTGGCTTCGGGATGACGGGCTCTCATTGCACGTATGAAGAAGTCATGCCACAAATGCAGGTGCTTATGGATGAAGGCGCAAAAGTCGTTCCAATTGTAAGCTCCACACTTGTTCATACGAGTACTCGCTTTGGGCAGGCAGGCGAATGGGTCGAGAAAATCGAGAAGGCTACCGGCGAAAAAGTCATTGATAGCATCGTAAAAGCAGAGCCGCTCGGACCAAAAACTCCATTGGATTGTATGGTGATTGCCCCACTAACTGGAAACTCATTAAGCAAGTTCGCAAACGCCATGACAGATACTCCGGTTTTAATGGCCGCGAAAGCAACACTTCGAAACCGTTCGCCCGTTGTATTGGCCATCTCCACAAATGATGCCCTTGGTCTTAATGGCGTTAATTTAATGCGGCTGATGGCAACGAAGCACATTTATTTTGTGCCGTTTGGTCAAGATGATCCAGTGAAGAAGCCAACCTCTCTGGTGGCTCGGATGTCTGACCTGCTTCCAACGGTACAGGCAGCAATCGAAAATGTACAATATCAGCCCGTCATCGTCGAAACGAACAAATCCTAACTAAAGTGTGCGGCTAGTTCAAAATGCCGCGCCTTTTTCAATTGTCTTCCACGAAAACACAGGGAACATTTGCTTGTCTACGGAGCTATGATAAAATACGACTAGAACCTTTCGCAGTTTGCGATGTTCAATCGAGAGGAGAAACCTATGAATACACAACAAACCTATCATGTTGCAGTCGTTGGTGCTACTGGCGCTGTAGGCGAGAAAATGCTAGAAACGTTATCGAAACGTTCATTTCCAATCGGGAAACTAACGCTATTATCATCAAAGCGCTCAGCAGGCAAAACGCTTGTCTATAATAACGAAACGTATGAGGTGCAGGAAGCGACACCTGAATCTTTTGCAGGTGTCGACATTGCCCTTTTTAGTGCGGGTGGATCTGTGTCTAAAAAACTAGCTCCAGAAGCTGTCAAGCACGGTGCAATCGTCATTGACAATACGAGCGCGTTTCGAATGGACACAGAAGTTCCTTTGGTCGTACCAGAGGTCAATCCGGAAGATTTAACAGCACACAAAGGCATTATTGCCAATCCAAATTGCTCCACCATCCAAATGGTGGCTGCATTGAAACCGATCAAAGAACGCTACGGGCTTTCCCGAGTGATTGTTTCTACGTACCAGGCTGTATCCGGTGCTGGGACAGAAGCCATTGAGGAGATGAAACAGCAATCACGTGACCTCCTAGACGGCAAAGCAGCAGAGCCAAAGATATTGCCCGTTGGCGGAGACAAAAAGCATTATCAAATTGCTTTTAATGCCATACCGCAAATTGATGTGTTTCAGGACAATGGGTATACGTTTGAAGAAATGAAAATGATAAACGAGACGAAAAAGATTCTTCATGATGAAGACCTTTCTGTGTCTGCAACATGTGTTCGCTTGCCGGTCGCATCTGGTCATGCAGAGTCCGTTTATATCGAAACTGAAGCAACAGATGTAACAGCAGAGGAGATAAAAGCATTGCTTCAGACGGCAGAAGGGGTCACGCTCCAAGACGATCCATCAACGCAAACGTATCCGATGCCCGCACTAGCAGAAGGCAAAGATGATGTGTTCGTCGGCAGAGTGAGAAAAGACCCAGACGTAGCAAATGGCATTCATCTTTGGGTCGTTTCTGACAATCTTTTAAAAGGGGCCGCCTTAAACTCTGTCCAAATTGCCGAACGAATGATTGAAATGAAGCTTTTGAACTCGTAAAGTAGGGTGTGTAATTTATGGCAAAACGTATTGTCCAAAAGTTTGGTGGAACGTCCGTAAAGGATGAAGCTTCCCGAGAGCAGGCAGCGTCTCATGTGAAGCGAGCGATTAAGGAAGGCTACAAGGTCGTGGTGGTCGTCTCTGCGATTGGAAGGCAGGGAGCACCATATGCCACAGACACGTTGCTCGGTCTCGTGTCAGAATCGACCGCGGATGCTCGCTCGCTTGATTTGTTGGCTTCCTGTGGAGAAGTCATTTCTGCCGTTTTATTTACGGATCTCCTTAAACAGAAAAATATGACGGCTACGGCGATGACTGGGGCGCAGGCAGGTTTTGTCACAAGCAGTGATTTTGGTGATGCCAAAATTACCGAGATGAAATGCGATTCACTAAAAAAAACGTTAGAGTCCTATGATGTCGTCGTTGTAGCTGGTTTTCAAGGGATGGATGATCAAGGTGAGGTGACAACGTTAGGCCGCGGTGGAAGTGATACATCAGCTTCTGCCCTTGGCGCGGCATTACAGGCCGAATGGATCGACATTTTTACAGATGTGGATGGTGTAATGACCGCAGATCCGCGCATTGTCAAATCCGCCCGTCAAATCCCTGTCGTCACGTACACAGAAATTTGCAATTTGGCGTATCAGGGAGCCAAGGTCATTCACCCAAGAGCTGTTGAAATTGCCATGCAGGCAAAAATTCCGATTCGAATTCGTTCGACGCATTCCGATTCTCCTGGAACGCTCGTGACGGCGCTTGTGAAGTCAGAGGCAAAAATCGCGGATATTGATGAACGTCTTGTCACAGGCATTGCTCACGTCGCAAACGTCTCACAAATTACGGTCAAGGCAACGGGCGATCAGCCTATTCAACAAGCTGCGATTTTTAATGCAATGGCATCCGAGGGCATTTCGGTCGATTTTATTTCCATTACGCCGACGTATGTGTCGTATACTGTAAGCGCGTCATCAACAAATCGCGCCGAAATGGTGTTGAAAACACAAGGGCACACGCCTTTCATCAAAAAAGGCTGTGCCAAAGTGTCAGCCGTCGGAGCGGGCATGACTGGCGTGCCAGGTGTAGCGGCAAAAATTGTCGCTGCGCTTGCTGCGAAAAAAATTAACATTCTCCAGTCCGCCGATTCACATACCACTATCTGGGTGCTCGTTGATGGCGAACATATGGAAGCAGCAGTTAATGCATTGCATGATGTGTTTTTACTGCCTTCAGAAATGACAACAACCTCTGTCGTTCATGAAGAGTAAAGCACGCAAGATATTTTATATGAAGGGGCGAATTAAATGGATGCTGGTCATTTGCTTACGGCGATGGTGACCCCATTTAACAACAAAGGCAATGTCGATTTCCAAAAAACGACTCAGCTGATTGAATGGCTCATACGCAAAAAAACAACGGCCCTTGTTGTCACGGGTACTACTGGTGAAGCACCGACGTTAACTAAGGAAGAGATGCAAGCCTTATGGGCATACACGGTGAAGGAAGTGGATGGTCGAATCCCTGTGATCGCTGGTGTCGGAACGAATGATACAAAGGAATCCATCTTCCTTGCGAAAAAAGCGAAGCTTGCTGGTGTTGATGGGATCATGGCCGTTGTTCCATACTACAATAAGCCGTCTGAGGAAGGAATCTTCCAACATTTCAAAGCCATTCTCGATGAGGTAGACCTGCCATTGATGGTGTACCATATTCCGAGTCGTACGGGCGTGAAGATGTCAGTGGATGGGCTTGTCGCCATTGCCGAACTGCCTGGAATCTTTGCGGTAAAGGAATCTAGTGGAGATTTTGCTACGGTGTCTGAATTGATTACCCGTGTACCTTCTCTTGCCGTTTACACCGGCGATGATTATTTAGCTTTACCGATGAGTGCGGTCGGGGCGAAAGGTGTCGTGTCGGTAGCTGCACATATTGTTGGAGAGGAAATGGACCATATGCTTACCGCTTTGGCACGGGGGAATACCGTAGAAGCAGCAAGGATTCATCGCTTGTTAATGCCCGTGTTTACCGGTATGTTTTTGGCACCAAGTCCTGTTCCTGTTAAAACGGCACTGCAGCTCTCTGGACTTGATGTAGGTGGCGTTCGCTTGCCGCTTGCTCAAATTACACAAGACGAACGAACGCAGCTTCAGCAGCTATTAGGAAAATTAAAAGCTTTGTAACAAAAACAGACAGAGACCTTTTCACACAGGTCTCTGTCTGTTTTTTGCTTGAATCTGATCAACTGAGGTATCCAAGACTTCTCAAAATTGACCGCTTATCGAAAACCAATGATAACTAAGTTGCCTCGTAAGTACGATCAGTTCACAGAAAATTTCAATGACCGAACATAGAACCTTGTATGATTTTTAACAGCTTGATCATACTACAGGTAACTAATGCAAGAAAGGTGGTTGTTTTGTGTCATGAATCCGTTCACCAATGAAGAGGAAACACCAAAAGAAGATAACGAAGACAACGAAAAACAAGACTCCTCAGATGGCATCCTTTCAAAAATCCAACAACTTGGACAAACAGAGGTCGCCAAAGCGCCAGAATCCAACATTCATTGTTTAAATATCATTGGACAAATTGAGGGGCATCTTCAATTGCCACCGCAAAATAAAACGACAAAATACGAGCATATCATTCCGCAAATTGTCGCGATTGAACAAAACCCTAAAATCGAAGGACTGCTCGTTTTGCTTAACACAGTAGGTGGAGATGTAGAAGCAGGATTGGCCATTTCTGAAATGATTGCTTCCATGACAAAGCCGAGTGTATCCATTGTTCTTGGTGGAGGACATAGTATAGGCGTGCCAATAGCCGTTAGTACAAGGCATTCTTTTATCGCTGAAACGGCAACGATGACGATCCATCCGATTCGTCTGACAGGGATGGTCATTGGTGTCCCACAAACGTTTGAATATCTCGATAAAATGCAAGAACGCGTCATTAATTTTGTGACCTCACATTCAAATATTGAGGAAGAAAAATTTAAAGAGTTGATGCTCTCAAAAGGCAATTTAACACGAGATATCGGCACAAACGTCGTAGGTACAGATGCGGTTTCTTATGGTTTGATTGATGAGGTGGGTGGAGTTGGCTTAGCCATTAAAAAACTGCAAGAACTTATTCAAGAAAGCAGACCGGAGAAGGATAAAGGAAGTGTCGATAAATGATCTTATATACTTCAATGCCTGAGGAACTTATTTTTCAGCCTGATGAGAAGGTGTTCCAAAATCGTATGACACTTCAAGTGGGAGGTTGCTCTTTGCTCGTCGAAAAAACGACAGAGGCACAGTTCCGAGTTGTTCAAGTGCTGAGCTCCGATCCATCACACTATTTAATGGAGGCCTATACGCCCGGGCAAATCCTTTCGAATCTGTCTTAACATTAGAGTGCCTGACCTTTCTTATGATATACTTTGGTAATGATTCTAAAGCAGCCCTCCAGAGGCTGCTTTTACCATCGTGAATGAAGGACAAAGGTGGGAGCTTTATGGCAAGTACTCGAAAAAAAAAGCAAACGAAAAAAAAACGTGTGTTACTCAACCAATTCTATTTTGAAATCTCTGGACTGTTATTGCTCGTACTGACGGTCATTACAGTTGCGCAGCTTGGTGCGGTTGGTCTTGCACTCTATGAACTTGTGCGATTTTTGGCTGGAAGCTGGTATTCATTGCCTTTATTTGCGTGTCTTTTACTTTCACTGTATTTTATTTTCAAACGCAAATGGCCAGCCTTTTTTACGCGTCGTTTGTCCGGCGCATACCTCATTGTGCTTTCTGTTTTATTGTTTTCTCACGTGAGTTTGTTTGAGACACTATCAAGACATGGTGTGTTTGAGGATCCATCGGTCATTCGCAATACATACCAGCTGTTTATGCAAGAAGCATCCAATCCTGCGATGACGGTTCAGCTTGGCGGAGGTATGATTGGTGCGGTTTTTTATGCCCTATTTCATTTTCTTTTTGCTGCGACCGGAACACGTATTTTTGCCCTCTTTATCGCAGCCATTGGGGTTCTTCTTCTCTCAGGAAAATCATTGCATGACTTGTTTGGCAGAGTGTCGGAGTGGCTTGCCGCAGCGTTTCATTCAGTTAAAAAGAACGTTCAGGAAAGCTTGACGCAATGGAAGCAGAACAAGAGCAACCAGGCCTCAAAACCTTCCAAACGCAGGGAGTCTAGAGAAGTCCTTGAAAATGATGATGAGGCTGCTGAGATAGAAGATGAATCTGTAGATCAGCAGGCGGCGCCAATCATT
This window of the Aureibacillus halotolerans genome carries:
- a CDS encoding aspartate-semialdehyde dehydrogenase → MNTQQTYHVAVVGATGAVGEKMLETLSKRSFPIGKLTLLSSKRSAGKTLVYNNETYEVQEATPESFAGVDIALFSAGGSVSKKLAPEAVKHGAIVIDNTSAFRMDTEVPLVVPEVNPEDLTAHKGIIANPNCSTIQMVAALKPIKERYGLSRVIVSTYQAVSGAGTEAIEEMKQQSRDLLDGKAAEPKILPVGGDKKHYQIAFNAIPQIDVFQDNGYTFEEMKMINETKKILHDEDLSVSATCVRLPVASGHAESVYIETEATDVTAEEIKALLQTAEGVTLQDDPSTQTYPMPALAEGKDDVFVGRVRKDPDVANGIHLWVVSDNLLKGAALNSVQIAERMIEMKLLNS
- a CDS encoding ClpP family protease, with translation MNPFTNEEETPKEDNEDNEKQDSSDGILSKIQQLGQTEVAKAPESNIHCLNIIGQIEGHLQLPPQNKTTKYEHIIPQIVAIEQNPKIEGLLVLLNTVGGDVEAGLAISEMIASMTKPSVSIVLGGGHSIGVPIAVSTRHSFIAETATMTIHPIRLTGMVIGVPQTFEYLDKMQERVINFVTSHSNIEEEKFKELMLSKGNLTRDIGTNVVGTDAVSYGLIDEVGGVGLAIKKLQELIQESRPEKDKGSVDK
- a CDS encoding polysaccharide deacetylase family protein, with amino-acid sequence MKQNALSMVIYFVLIIGMLPTLFLLPHVEQYVEAVKDKEAIMVSGEPSEDKLYEAVRKSAEKRNIPPVNARIDRVWKAVPGLAGLEVDIEASVDRMRKRGVFEEHLLVFKEVQPEVTLSDLPPSPVYKGNEGKNKVAFLINVAWGNEYIPDILSTLKEHGVHASFSLEGRWARENIELARMIAQNGHDIGNHSYSHPDMTSLSKAEAKKEINRTNEVVEAVIGQRPVWFGPPSGAYNEVTIQAAAEEGMRTVLWTVDTIDWKKPKPDEMVQRVDRLIHPAAIVLMHPTESTRDGLDAMIEKIEAKQLGITSVSALLSESRRPQVAESFIRDDFYVDR
- the dpaA gene encoding dipicolinic acid synthetase subunit A, with the protein product MTEGKHIAMFGGDARQLEVVRFLQEAGAQLSLYGFDQLDTVDTSAVKKSWQTADLSNTDAVLLPVSGIQLNGTIESMFSNERVELSLEALKQTPAHCKVFTGIANDTLVKLCHAANRTLIPILDRDDVAIFNSIPTAEGAVMMVIQNTDYTIHSSKVAVLGWGRTGITVARTFHALGANVFVGARSSSHLARIEETGYTSFHTSDMQAHLNDVNICINTIPDQMLTKDILQTMSTNTLIIDLASKPGGTDFKYAEELGLKAILAPGLPGIVAPKTAGQILAKILSQLLQQNDEEAKGEVS
- a CDS encoding YlzJ-like family protein, whose amino-acid sequence is MILYTSMPEELIFQPDEKVFQNRMTLQVGGCSLLVEKTTEAQFRVVQVLSSDPSHYLMEAYTPGQILSNLS
- the dapG gene encoding aspartate kinase, which gives rise to MAKRIVQKFGGTSVKDEASREQAASHVKRAIKEGYKVVVVVSAIGRQGAPYATDTLLGLVSESTADARSLDLLASCGEVISAVLFTDLLKQKNMTATAMTGAQAGFVTSSDFGDAKITEMKCDSLKKTLESYDVVVVAGFQGMDDQGEVTTLGRGGSDTSASALGAALQAEWIDIFTDVDGVMTADPRIVKSARQIPVVTYTEICNLAYQGAKVIHPRAVEIAMQAKIPIRIRSTHSDSPGTLVTALVKSEAKIADIDERLVTGIAHVANVSQITVKATGDQPIQQAAIFNAMASEGISVDFISITPTYVSYTVSASSTNRAEMVLKTQGHTPFIKKGCAKVSAVGAGMTGVPGVAAKIVAALAAKKINILQSADSHTTIWVLVDGEHMEAAVNALHDVFLLPSEMTTTSVVHEE
- a CDS encoding dipicolinate synthase subunit B, yielding MKLKGKRIGFGMTGSHCTYEEVMPQMQVLMDEGAKVVPIVSSTLVHTSTRFGQAGEWVEKIEKATGEKVIDSIVKAEPLGPKTPLDCMVIAPLTGNSLSKFANAMTDTPVLMAAKATLRNRSPVVLAISTNDALGLNGVNLMRLMATKHIYFVPFGQDDPVKKPTSLVARMSDLLPTVQAAIENVQYQPVIVETNKS
- the dapA gene encoding 4-hydroxy-tetrahydrodipicolinate synthase, translated to MDAGHLLTAMVTPFNNKGNVDFQKTTQLIEWLIRKKTTALVVTGTTGEAPTLTKEEMQALWAYTVKEVDGRIPVIAGVGTNDTKESIFLAKKAKLAGVDGIMAVVPYYNKPSEEGIFQHFKAILDEVDLPLMVYHIPSRTGVKMSVDGLVAIAELPGIFAVKESSGDFATVSELITRVPSLAVYTGDDYLALPMSAVGAKGVVSVAAHIVGEEMDHMLTALARGNTVEAARIHRLLMPVFTGMFLAPSPVPVKTALQLSGLDVGGVRLPLAQITQDERTQLQQLLGKLKAL
- a CDS encoding M16 family metallopeptidase encodes the protein MLRTHTCSNGVRIVAEPLPNVQSVALGLWIKTGSRHETASQNGMSHFLEHMMFKGTPTRSAKEIAAFFDRIGGEVNAYTSKEYTCFHARVLGTHAKATIDVLADMFLNSSFDEGEIEKEKKVVTEEIKMYEDTPDDLVHDVLMEASYRDHPLGRPILGTVNTVKQFSKSTLTAFQKKHYTPSNVVISIAGNYDDAVLAQLEEGFGSFTVSGNEAFEAQTPAFEGLTLERTKDTEQAHLCLGYEGVPINDKRIFPMSIVNNHLGGSMSSRLFQKIREDLGLAYSVFSYHSSFADVGLLTIYAGTGSEQLEQLRDVIDHCLTTLTNGLTEDELLMQKEQLKGHLLLSMEGTGSHMQRNGKNELLLGKHRTNEELIQLINNVTLDDCHTLIEQVFKGKKATAIVT
- a CDS encoding YlmC/YmxH family sporulation protein, producing the protein MRLSELNSKEIIDLNNGERHGTVGQCDLEIDVRSGNIHRIIVPDLKWLGLKKASDRLTIEWSDIETIGKDMVLINSRVELSDVD